In the Psychromicrobium lacuslunae genome, TCTAGCTCGTCCAGACTGCGCCGGGCCCGGACGGCGGCTAGAGCCGCTGCGGTGCGATGCTGTTCCGGCCGGGCGTAATGCACATTATTGGTGGCCACCACGGGCAGACCGAGCCTTGCGGCGATACCTGCCAGCAGGTCATTAGTGGCGCTGTCCTGCGGGTTGCCGTGATCGTAGAGTTCTACGACGACGTTTTCCGCGCCGAAGAGTGCCACTAAGTTGCTGACTTCCCGCTCGGCTGCGGCCCCGCCGTCCTGCTCGGTCAATCCAGCAGCTAATGCTCGGCGCACCGCACCCTTACGGCAACCGGTCAAAATCAGCCAGTGACCGTCCGCCCAATTGGCCAATTCGCTGAGTTGGTAACGCGGCCGCCCCTTCTGCGCACCATGAGCCAATTGGCCCTGGGTGATGGCGCTGGAAAGCCGGTGATAGCCCTCGATGCCACGGGCCAGAATGAGCAGGTGGTTACCTTCCGGATCGGCCTCGCCGTTTTGCGGTTTGCTCAGACCTAGGGAGAGTTCGGCACCGTAGATCGTTTTGAGTTGCGGGTAGCTGGCAGCAGCCTCAGCCATAATGGCGGCCCCGTAGAGACCGTCGTGATCAGTGATCGCTAGGGCATGCAGGCCGAGACGGACGGCTTCCTCGACCAGTTCAGCGGGCTCCGAGGCGCCGTCGAGGAAACTGAAATTCGAGTGCGCATGCAGTTCGGCATAGGGCAGCACCGGGCCCGCCGGGGGGCCGATCTCAGCCGGAATATAGGGCGGGCGATGATAGCTCCAGGCCGGGGCATCGCCACCGTCAACCTCAGGATAGGCCGCGTTTAAGGATTGCGACGCTTTCCCTGCTTCATTCTTTTCCGGATGGTTGAGAGCTGGTCGGCCGGAAAGCTTCCGTTCAAATTCTTTCCAGGGCATTGGAGGGTTATGCCATCCCATGCTGTACCTCCGGAAATCTCATAGTGAGTGACATTTAGTCATACCTCGCTTCTGCGAGCCATTCGCCGGCCTGGCAAAACAAGAGCCAGCCGGTATCGGCACTATCCACGATCTGGAAACGATGGATTTGCTGGTCCGCGGCGTCCCACCAGCGTTCATCGACCGGCCATGGGCCAGCCCAAGCATTAATCAGCCGCTGCTGGGTTTTTGCGACACCAGAAGAGGCCGGTGGATCGAAAAAAGCGGGTGATCCGGAGAGCTGTAGACGCTGATTTACCGTAATGGGCTGCCCTGCGGCGTCTAATACTGTTACGGCTGGCGGGTGTTCGAAGAGAGTCGCGGGTGCTGGTCCGGAGAGCGCACCAGGCCACGGCTGGGAACGACTTTTTTGCTCGGCAACGAGCGGCGGCGAATCGCCCCAAGGAATCAAAACACGGCGTTGTGCCAGCATTCGACCGCCGGTCAGTACCGCTGTCAGCACTGCTCCGTGACCTACCATGCTCTGAATCCGGGAGAGCCCGTGATGAACGCGTTCCTGCGGACCGTTTCCCCATAAACCTCTGGCATGGGCGGCGCGATCATCGGTAGTCTCCGGGCTCAACACCACTTTGACAATGCCGGAGCTCAGTTCCGCGTCCAGAGTTGTCGGCACCCCGACGCTACCTTGCAATTGCCATCGAACTCGATCTAGAACGTCTTCAGCATCGAAGAACTGCGGGTGCTTCCAGACCCGCTCCAGCTGCTCTCCGGAGTCGCTAAAGAGTTGCACTCTGAGTTCGGTGCAGACCTGACCAGTCTCAGCAATGCCATCGATAAATTTCTCCGCCGATGTTTTGACCGCAAAAGCCAGCTGATCAACGCGCTCTAAAGCGGGTTCAAAGCTGAGCGCAATATCCATATTTCGTGGTGGGGTGCGGGGTCTTACTGCTCGCGGGTCCAGGCCGCGGGCTAGTAAATGTGCCCGAGCGCCCTCTTCGCCAAAACGGTTTCGTACCTTCCGGTCGGTGAGCGCGGCAAAATCGCCCAAGGTTTGCAAGCCTAGCCTCTGCAGCAGGGTGGCGAGCTCGGGCTGAGCTAAAACGTCCAATCCCAGGGTCGAGAGAAAATCCGGCGAAGCACCGGGGGCCACAATACGACTGGTGCTAGTTTTTCGGGCAGCCTGTTCAGCGGCAAAAATACCGTCCGCAATGCCTACGCTGACCCAGGGGATGCCTAATCCCAATAAGCTCTCACGCAATACGTCCGCTGCTTGCTGTTCACCGCCAAAGTAGCGGGCCGGACCCTTAGCCCGAATCGCGCAGGTGCCGGGCCTCAGCACCTGGACTCCGGGCATAATCTGTTCAATGGCAGCCAGTATTGGCGCGAAAGCTCGGCTATCTATCGCGGGATCGTAGTCAAGAACTTCCAGCGTGGTGCATCGAGCCTGAGCTTCTCTGACTTTCAAGCCACGTTTCACCCCGTGCTGCCGTGCCGCGGCGGAGCAAGCGAAAACTTCCCCCCGGTCCACCAGCGCCAATGGTTTTTCAGGGTCTAGACCTTGCTCTTGAATCACCGCGGTAACCGGCCAGTCCGGACACCACAGCACGATGGCTCGGTGGTTCATCGTCCCACCGCCAGGGTCAGCGCGGGATGCTGCAGGGGCTCGGACTGCGTCTTCTCGGATTGAGTTCCGGAGAGTGCCTGCGAACCCGGCAGCTGCGGCATCGAACCTGGCAGCCTCAGTTCGGCACGTTTTTCGGCTCGATTCTTCCGGCTTCGCCAGGCCGCAGCTACAGTTATGCTTCGACCGTTCAGCTGGCCGTGGCCTTGATCGAGGCCCTGCCAGGAGTTCCCGGCGGCTCGGAGTTCCGCCTCGGCGGTAGACCAAGGAGCTTGGCTGATTAAGACGGCTTCGCGTTGTCGCAAACGGGCGCTGAGTCTGGCCATTTGACCGGCAGAAGGCTGGGCCGGGGGATTGATGAGTACCGCAGCGGTGATGTCGACCAGGGCCGCGGTGACCGCTAACCAATTTTCGCCGGGATGAGGGATGAGTACTAGGTGCGCTAGGTCGATGCCGAACTCCGCGGCCGCCTCAACGTTGAAGTCCGGTACCCCGACCACGCCGCACCACAGGCCCGCCGAAGAAGGTCCGGCGAGCATCGCGATCGCAATGCTAGTGGAGTTCTGTACTGCATAACTGCTGCCAGCCTGCAGTGTTCCAGCTGGTAAGAGTGGCCGAAGGTCGGGGTGAGTCGGTAGGCTGCGAGTTTCTAGTCGTGAGCCCTGCGCCTGGTGAATTTGAGACTGTAGCTGCTGGATCGCTTCCCCAGACGGCATGGCGGAACCCATCCCGGACACGGCAGAGAGTTGAGATTTGCGGCGTGTCGCAATCTCGAACTGACGTTCCTGTGGTAAAGCGCTCATCTATCTATATTCGAAGATATGTTCGATCATGTCAACTAGTAAAGCAGCGAGCTCCGACTGTTTTGGCGCGGCAGTCAACTAGGCTTGTTCCGTGCTACGCATTGGATTTGTGCCGGGAGTGAGCCCGGATAAGTGGTTTCATCGCTGGGCTGAGAGGCATCCGGAGAACCCGCTTGAATATCAGCTGCTCGCTGTTCAGGAACAGCGCTCTGCGTTGCTGGAGAATCGGTTCGAGCTGTGTTTCGTGCGCCTGCCGATAGACCGGGATCAGTTGCACGTGATTCCGCTCTATCGGGAGATTGGCGTAGTGCTTGCGCCTAAGGATCATGAGATTACGGCGTTTGATGAGCTGGAGCTCAAAGATTTGGTTGACGAGAATCTGCTGCCAACTGCTGAGGGGGCGGAGGCTATCGAGGCCGCCTTGGATCTGGTGCAGGCGGGGGCCGGCTTATTACTGCTACCGCAATCTCTAGCGCGGCATCATCATCGCCAGCAACTGCGGTACCGCCCGGTACTGGATGCGCCAGAGAGTGAGATTGGCTTGGCCTGGCTTGCTGACCGGGAGGAGCCAGAGATTGAAGAATTTATCGGCGTCGTCAGGGGGCGTACCGTGAATAGCTCACGGCAAGAGCCGACCCCACCACAAAAACAGCAAAAACAGCAGAAGAAGTCAGCGGGTCAAAATGCTGACGGTAAACAAGGGCAGCAGTCCCGCCGCTCCGGGGCGAAGTCGTCGGTGAAATCGTCGGCGAAGTCGGCTGCTACTAAGCGAGCGGGTAAACCCAGTAAACCCAGTAAACCCAGTAAATCTGGTAAGCCCGGTAAGTCAGGAAAGCGACGCTAGTCTTTCCTCGATGGCTCTAGTTTCACCGGTGTTTTGCTGACTTCATCTTGCGCCGCCTTGGTTGCGCTGATCATATCGTCGATGAACTGCCGCACCAGCGCCAACTGATCTTCAGAATAGTTAGACATGCTTCGGCGCATCTGCTCGGCGAGTGGCGAAAACAGTCTGCGTCCCATCTCCTGAGCGGGCGGTGTGCTGACAATATGCACTTGGCGACGGTCCACAGCATCTCTTTTTCGCTCCACATGTCCGGCCCGGTCGAGCCGATCCACGAGTGCCGTGGTGGCTGGCGAGCTGAGTCCTAACTCGTGCCCTAGCTTTCCAGCTGTCACTGCTTCACCAGAGATTTGGGATTTGGACAGTACGCCAAGGGCGTTTAGATGTGTTCTGTGCAGGCCGTGTCGAGAGCTCACTACTTCGACGAATCTGTCGGCTTGCACCGTAAGCTCGCGGAGCAGCAAGGTTAGCTCTAACTGGCTTTGCTGTATTTCTTGCTGATTCATTGTATTATCTCCACTATGGAGAGACTAGATGATGGAAATAGTACCAGTAGTCCCCGAGAACGTTCTGCCTCTGAATATTACAAGAGTGCCAAGACGCGCGGGGATTTTTCTCCACGACGTTGGCTTCGGATCACGCTGCCAGCGCTGATCCTGGTGCTCTGGTTGGTCGCCGCGAGCTTTGGTGGGCCAACCTTTGGCAAGCTCTCAGGCGTCTCGACGAATGACCAAGCCAGCTTCCTGCCGGCTAGTGCAGAGTCCACAAAAGCCTCGGAGTGGCAGCAGAAGTTCTCAGATACTCAAGCGGTGCCGGCGATCATCCTGATCACCGCCGAGAAGAAATTAAGTCCAGAGCAGCTCGGAGTGCTGGCCAAGGCGAGTAGTAATTTTGCCGAGGTGGGAGGAGTGCAGGCTCCGCAGCCCCCGGCGACTAGTTCAATTGCCGGTCCTATTCCGTCTCAGGACGGCTTGGCGGTCGAATTCATTGTGCCGGTCAGCAAGGACGCGGAGAGCAAAACGGTGATTGCAAAGTTGCGCACCGTGGCCAATGATCTCGCTCCGGATGGGATGCGCGCCTACGTCACCGGGCCAGCCGGATTGAGCGCCGATTTGGTCAGCGCTTTCGGTGGCATTGACGGCATTCTTTTAGTGGTAGCGCTCGCCGCAGTGCTGGTGATTTTGCTGATTGTCTACCGCTCCATTGTCTTGCCGTTTATCGTGCTCTTGACCTCAGTTTTTGCGCTCACCGGAGCGATCCTGCTGGTTTACGCTTTCGCCAGCTGGGGCTGGATTACGTTGAACGGTCAGAGTCAAGGAATTCTGAGCATTCTGGTGATTGGCGCGGCCACTGACTATTCGCTGCTTTTAGTCTCGCGTTTCCGCGAGGCACTTGAGCACACCGAGCAGCGCTGGGCCGCCATTGGCCGAGCCATCCGGGGTGCCTGGGAGCCAATTCTGGCTTCCGGTGGTACCGTCATCGTTGCCCTGCTGTGTCTACTGATCTCGGACCTCAATTCGAATCGCAGCCTCGGCCCCATTGCCGCCATCGGCATCGTCTTTTCGCTCGCGGCAGCGCTAACTTTCCTACCCGCACTTTTAGTCGTATTTGGCCGGGTGGCTTTCTGGCCGTTCAAACCGAAACTGCAGGAAGCCTCGGACCAGCATCATCAGCACCGGGCCGAGGTTTCAGGCCTGGAGGGAATCAGCGGGCTGTGGGCCCGGGTGGGCGGCTTGATTTCGCGACGCCCTCGGTGGAGCTGGATTATCGCCTCAGTCCTTTTGCTGGCCGGCGCGGCCGGGGTGCTGCAACTACAAGCCAACGGTGTTCCGCAGACGGCGCTCATCCTCAAGCAGTCAGACGCCGTCGATGGCCAGCAGGCACTAGCTAAGCATTTCGATGCCGGTAGCGGCAGTCCTCTGGTAGTGATTGTGCCGCAGGGCTCCGCCCAAGAGGCAATCAAAACCTTGACCGCGAACGCCAATATTTCCGATGCCACTGCCTACCAAGGGCCCGGCCGTCCGGCTCAGGGTGCGCCAGCTGTGGTCAAAGATGGCAAGGAAATGATCGACGCTACGCTGACCGTGCCAGCTGACTCGGCGGAGGCCGAAGAAACGGTCAAAGAGCTGCGCCAGGCTTTCAGTGGCAAAGACGTTCTGATCGGTGGAGTGACCGCGGTGGCGCTAGACACCAATCAGACCGCCCAACAGGACTTACTCAAAATCATCCCGATTGTGTTACTGGTGATCCTCTTCATCCTGATGCTCTTGCTGCGTTCGGTGCTCGCGCCGGTGCTGTTGATTGGTTCAGTGGTGTTGAGCTATCTCGCTGCCCTAGGCGTCTCAGCGCTGGTGTTCAACCAGATCTTCCACTTTCCTGGCGCGGACGCAGCGGTGCCGCTCTTCAGCTTCGTTTTCCTGGTGGCGCTCGGCGTGGATTACAACATTTTCCTGATGACCCGGGTGCGGGAGGAGTCATTCAAGCTGGGCACTCGGCCCGGCGTGCTGCGGGGGCTGGGCGTCACCGGTGGGGTGATCACCTCCGCGGGGGTAGTGCTCGCGGCTACCTTCGCCGCTCTCGGGGTAATCCCGATTCTCTTTCTGGCGCAGATTTCATTCATCGTGGCTTTCGGCGTCCTGGTGGACACCGTGCTGGTGCGTTCCATCCTGGTGCCAGCCCTGGCCTACGATATCGGCAAAGCCATTTGGTGGCCTTCGAAGCTATCCCGGCAGGCCAAGTAGTCCGGACCAGTCCCTACGCTCCCGCCGAGCCTCCATCGAGTGTGCAGCTCTACACGATTTGAACGCCGTTTAACGTGTAGAGCTGCACACTCGATAAGGAAGGGGGCGATGAGGAAGCGGGCGAGGAACTGGGAGCAATCCTTGCTTAGGCGCTCATATTTTCGGCGCCGACCATCCAGGAGTACTGCTCCAGCTTCTCAATAATCGCGTGCAGCAAATCTGCCGAGGTGGGGTCTTCGGCGTCGACCTCGTCGTGCACTCGGCGAGCCGTGGCTGCCGCGGCATCGAGCCGTTCCACCACCAGGTCAACGGCCTTGCCGGTATCGACCAGCCCCGACGGGAAAGCAGGCAATGCGGTACTAGCGGTAACTGTCGCCGTGCGGCCATCCGGCACCGCGTGCAGCGCTCGCATCCGCTCTGCAATGGTGTCGGAAAATTCCCGTGCGTCGGCGATGATCTCGTCGAGCTGCAAGTGCAGATCACGGAAGTTCTTGCCCACGATATTCCAGTGAGCCTGCTTGCCTTGGACATGAAGTTCGATCAGATCGACCAGAACTGACTGGAGATTTGCGCTGAGAGTTTCGGACGCTTTCATAACTTTTCCTCCAAAAATGTAGGGGTTACTACTCTTCGAGCCTAGGCCGATGCTCCCTGAGCTTCAACCGAGGCTGGGCTTGGTTCGCTGGGTTCGGCCCGTCGAGCCATAAAAGCGGCAACAATCGCTCCGGAGACGTTATGCCAGACCGAGAAGATCGCGGCGGGAAGTGCAGCGAGGGGTGAGAAGTGAGCTGTCGCCAGCGAGGAGGCTAGCCCGGAGTTCTGCATGCCGACCTCGAAGGCCAGCGCGCGGCGGGCGCGTACATCCAAGCCGCCCAGCTTTCCGGCTAGGTAGCCCAAGCCGAGGCCGAAAGCATTGTGTAGCACCACGGCGAGGAAGACCACCCCAGCGGCGCTGGCGATCTTGCTGGCGCTGCCAGCCACCACAATGGCGACAATAAAGGCGATCACCAGTGCGGAGATCCAGGGCAGCGCCGGCAAAACTTTGGCCACCAGTTTCTTCAGGAAAAGTCGTACCAAGAGACCGGCAATGACCGGAATTAAGACGGTCTTGACGATGTCAAGCACCATTGCCCCGGCGTCGATATTGAGGAAGCTACCGGCCAGCAAGAGCACCAGGGCGGGCGTGACCAGCGGGGCGATCAGCGTTGAGACGGTGGCCACCGCGACGGAGAGCGCGACATCGCCTTTCGCTAAGAAGGCCATTACATTCGAGGCGGTGCCGCTCGGCGCGCAACCCACCAGAATGACACCGGCCGCAAGAGCTGGGTCCAGGTGCAGAGCGACGGCGATCAGCCAACCAGCGCCCGGCATAATCACGTAGTGAGCCAGGATACCGAGACCAACCGCCCAGGGGCGACGCACAACGGAGGCGAAATCGGGCGGAGTCAGGGTCAGCCCCATGCAGAACATAATCACGCCGAGCAAATACGGCACTGCTGGAGCCATTGGGGTGAAACCACCGGGCCAGAGGAAACCCAGAATCCCGGCAGCAATCACCAGCAGCGGGAACACGGTAACAGCAACTTTGGCGCGACGTTCTTCGATCACTTTTCTATTCTTTCCGTCGAGTGTGCAGATCTACATGGTTTGAAGCTCTCAAAACGTGTAGATCTGCACACTCGGCCATGAGTCAATGGGTGGAGTTTGCTAGTTACCCCGGGACTTTCGATAACTGAGCATTTGCCGCCAGCGTCGTTGCAGGCTTTCTCGGCGACTGTTCCCGGCTTCGCCGGAAGCGGTGAGTTCAATGTGCACAGGACCGTACCGCCAGAGCAAGAGATCATCCAGCAGCCGGTCGGGGCCGGGTGAATATCGATGGTCCAGCGCGGTCCGCACATCAATAATCGATTCGGACTGCAGCAAATCGGCCAGGTCGATGGTCTTGGTTAGCCCGTGCGCGGCCAATAGTTCAGCCGCCCAGCCCCAGTCGTCGTCGGACTTCCGATCCACGTGTGGCAGCAGCGTTACCCAGATCTCTTTAATCCGTTCCGGGGTGAGTGGTTGCTGGCCTTCTCCGTCCTCGTCCCAATAACTCGTCACCGTCTCGTATCGCTCGTGGAGCTCAGAGAATGCCGACTCAACGGCTTCCAACATGGCTGCGGTAGCGGTGAACTGTCGATCGAAGTAAGGGCTCCAAGCCCGCCGGTCCTCGGCCTTGAAACGAATATCGTGCTCAATCTCGCTCCAAGCGTGGGCGAAAACGGTACGGATCTGACATTCGAAGAGGTAGCTACCGTTAGGCTTTACGGCACCCTCAAGCTGCTCCTGAAACTCGCGCACCACCGGATTTTGAATGCTGCGCAAAATCAAGTGCCGACTCGAATATCCATAAGTGCCGGACTCGATGGAGCCGATGTCCTTTTCCCGGTCCCCACGGCAGTCGAAGGTATGCCTCTGCCGCTTGATCAAATTGGCCGCCATGGCGTTTTCGCTGGGTAACGTGGTGATCACCCGGACGCCGACCAGATCGGTGAGGTTACGGAGCGGTTCGGGAAACTGCAGTACCGGTTCGCCGTCCGGCTCAGTGGCTTCAAGCATTCGGGAGGCCTTCTCTCGAAAGGACTCAACC is a window encoding:
- a CDS encoding Dps family protein; this translates as MKASETLSANLQSVLVDLIELHVQGKQAHWNIVGKNFRDLHLQLDEIIADAREFSDTIAERMRALHAVPDGRTATVTASTALPAFPSGLVDTGKAVDLVVERLDAAAATARRVHDEVDAEDPTSADLLHAIIEKLEQYSWMVGAENMSA
- a CDS encoding MMPL family transporter; translated protein: MERLDDGNSTSSPRERSASEYYKSAKTRGDFSPRRWLRITLPALILVLWLVAASFGGPTFGKLSGVSTNDQASFLPASAESTKASEWQQKFSDTQAVPAIILITAEKKLSPEQLGVLAKASSNFAEVGGVQAPQPPATSSIAGPIPSQDGLAVEFIVPVSKDAESKTVIAKLRTVANDLAPDGMRAYVTGPAGLSADLVSAFGGIDGILLVVALAAVLVILLIVYRSIVLPFIVLLTSVFALTGAILLVYAFASWGWITLNGQSQGILSILVIGAATDYSLLLVSRFREALEHTEQRWAAIGRAIRGAWEPILASGGTVIVALLCLLISDLNSNRSLGPIAAIGIVFSLAAALTFLPALLVVFGRVAFWPFKPKLQEASDQHHQHRAEVSGLEGISGLWARVGGLISRRPRWSWIIASVLLLAGAAGVLQLQANGVPQTALILKQSDAVDGQQALAKHFDAGSGSPLVVIVPQGSAQEAIKTLTANANISDATAYQGPGRPAQGAPAVVKDGKEMIDATLTVPADSAEAEETVKELRQAFSGKDVLIGGVTAVALDTNQTAQQDLLKIIPIVLLVILFILMLLLRSVLAPVLLIGSVVLSYLAALGVSALVFNQIFHFPGADAAVPLFSFVFLVALGVDYNIFLMTRVREESFKLGTRPGVLRGLGVTGGVITSAGVVLAATFAALGVIPILFLAQISFIVAFGVLVDTVLVRSILVPALAYDIGKAIWWPSKLSRQAK
- a CDS encoding GTP pyrophosphokinase: MASNWERLDERLRPSVAASVAEYARIRPALKLVTAEMETRIREIFAEAEAKPLFVSSRTKTVESFREKASRMLEATEPDGEPVLQFPEPLRNLTDLVGVRVITTLPSENAMAANLIKRQRHTFDCRGDREKDIGSIESGTYGYSSRHLILRSIQNPVVREFQEQLEGAVKPNGSYLFECQIRTVFAHAWSEIEHDIRFKAEDRRAWSPYFDRQFTATAAMLEAVESAFSELHERYETVTSYWDEDGEGQQPLTPERIKEIWVTLLPHVDRKSDDDWGWAAELLAAHGLTKTIDLADLLQSESIIDVRTALDHRYSPGPDRLLDDLLLWRYGPVHIELTASGEAGNSRRESLQRRWRQMLSYRKSRGN
- a CDS encoding DNA polymerase Y family protein, whose amino-acid sequence is MNHRAIVLWCPDWPVTAVIQEQGLDPEKPLALVDRGEVFACSAAARQHGVKRGLKVREAQARCTTLEVLDYDPAIDSRAFAPILAAIEQIMPGVQVLRPGTCAIRAKGPARYFGGEQQAADVLRESLLGLGIPWVSVGIADGIFAAEQAARKTSTSRIVAPGASPDFLSTLGLDVLAQPELATLLQRLGLQTLGDFAALTDRKVRNRFGEEGARAHLLARGLDPRAVRPRTPPRNMDIALSFEPALERVDQLAFAVKTSAEKFIDGIAETGQVCTELRVQLFSDSGEQLERVWKHPQFFDAEDVLDRVRWQLQGSVGVPTTLDAELSSGIVKVVLSPETTDDRAAHARGLWGNGPQERVHHGLSRIQSMVGHGAVLTAVLTGGRMLAQRRVLIPWGDSPPLVAEQKSRSQPWPGALSGPAPATLFEHPPAVTVLDAAGQPITVNQRLQLSGSPAFFDPPASSGVAKTQQRLINAWAGPWPVDERWWDAADQQIHRFQIVDSADTGWLLFCQAGEWLAEARYD
- a CDS encoding bile acid:sodium symporter family protein translates to MIEERRAKVAVTVFPLLVIAAGILGFLWPGGFTPMAPAVPYLLGVIMFCMGLTLTPPDFASVVRRPWAVGLGILAHYVIMPGAGWLIAVALHLDPALAAGVILVGCAPSGTASNVMAFLAKGDVALSVAVATVSTLIAPLVTPALVLLLAGSFLNIDAGAMVLDIVKTVLIPVIAGLLVRLFLKKLVAKVLPALPWISALVIAFIVAIVVAGSASKIASAAGVVFLAVVLHNAFGLGLGYLAGKLGGLDVRARRALAFEVGMQNSGLASSLATAHFSPLAALPAAIFSVWHNVSGAIVAAFMARRAEPSEPSPASVEAQGASA
- a CDS encoding MarR family winged helix-turn-helix transcriptional regulator, which codes for MNQQEIQQSQLELTLLLRELTVQADRFVEVVSSRHGLHRTHLNALGVLSKSQISGEAVTAGKLGHELGLSSPATTALVDRLDRAGHVERKRDAVDRRQVHIVSTPPAQEMGRRLFSPLAEQMRRSMSNYSEDQLALVRQFIDDMISATKAAQDEVSKTPVKLEPSRKD
- a CDS encoding LysR substrate-binding domain-containing protein — its product is MLRIGFVPGVSPDKWFHRWAERHPENPLEYQLLAVQEQRSALLENRFELCFVRLPIDRDQLHVIPLYREIGVVLAPKDHEITAFDELELKDLVDENLLPTAEGAEAIEAALDLVQAGAGLLLLPQSLARHHHRQQLRYRPVLDAPESEIGLAWLADREEPEIEEFIGVVRGRTVNSSRQEPTPPQKQQKQQKKSAGQNADGKQGQQSRRSGAKSSVKSSAKSAATKRAGKPSKPSKPSKSGKPGKSGKRR